In a genomic window of candidate division WOR-3 bacterium:
- the ligA gene encoding NAD-dependent DNA ligase LigA, which yields MTKAKARAEIGRLSRELSEHNYRYYVLAQPTISDFEYDQMLKRLEQLEQEFPELVLPESPTRRVGGEPLKEFASVAHDPPMLSLDNTYSYDELRDFDARVKKVVPEPVYLVQQKIDGVAVSLRYEGFAFGRGATRGDGSRGDDVTANLRTVNSLPLRLRDERRGFERFEVRGEAYMPRREFERINAEREEEGLAAFANPRNATAGTLKLLDSRLVRKRRLDCFVHTVPRRIEGIAADHEVLVALKELGFKTAPESRLFAGIDEVVAYCDGWQAHRHDLPYDIDGMVVKVDRFSDREELGMTEKSPRWAVAYKYAPEEAETEVLKIYFNVGRLGTVTPVAEVGQVFISGTNVTHSTLHNMDEVERLDIRVGDMVVIHKAGEIIPQILKVVPDKGHNRRSRVAIPEQCPACGTRLFKESDEVAWRCVNASCPAQLKARLLHYGSRAAMDIEGMGEKLVEQLVAAGLVKSIADLYELNPDVLLGLERMGEKSVAGLLAAVESSKSRPFTRLVFGLGIRHIGIHAARLLVQAFGSWDRLCAAAAADGRTAQGARNAKARKEDEIANVPGVGSVVAESFRNFLADEENLALVKRLQAAGLRFEEKRAGGPRPLAGKKFVLTGTLVSLSREQATEMIVSLGGSVTSSVSKKTDFVVAGAAPGSKYDRARELGVKTVDEKEFKRLVAGGTREP from the coding sequence TTGACCAAAGCCAAGGCACGAGCCGAAATCGGCAGACTGAGCCGCGAGCTCTCCGAGCATAACTACCGGTATTACGTGCTTGCCCAACCTACCATCAGCGACTTTGAGTACGACCAGATGCTGAAGCGGCTGGAGCAGCTTGAGCAGGAGTTCCCGGAACTGGTCTTGCCCGAATCGCCGACCCGCCGCGTCGGGGGCGAGCCGCTCAAGGAGTTCGCCTCCGTTGCCCACGACCCGCCGATGCTCTCGCTCGACAACACCTACTCATACGATGAGCTCCGCGACTTCGATGCCCGCGTGAAGAAGGTCGTGCCGGAACCGGTCTACCTGGTGCAGCAGAAGATCGACGGCGTGGCCGTGTCGCTCCGCTACGAGGGTTTCGCGTTCGGGCGGGGCGCGACCCGGGGCGACGGTTCGAGGGGCGACGACGTCACCGCCAACCTGCGGACGGTGAACTCGCTGCCGCTGCGCCTGCGTGACGAGCGTCGGGGCTTTGAACGGTTCGAAGTCAGGGGCGAGGCCTACATGCCGCGCCGGGAATTCGAGCGGATCAACGCCGAGCGCGAGGAGGAAGGGCTGGCTGCCTTCGCCAATCCGCGTAACGCCACTGCCGGGACGCTCAAGTTGCTCGATTCGAGGCTGGTGCGGAAGCGGCGGCTCGACTGCTTCGTCCACACGGTGCCGAGGCGTATAGAGGGTATCGCCGCCGACCACGAGGTGCTGGTCGCGCTCAAGGAACTCGGGTTCAAGACCGCACCGGAGAGCAGGCTCTTCGCCGGCATCGACGAGGTCGTCGCCTACTGCGACGGCTGGCAGGCGCACCGGCACGACCTGCCGTACGATATCGACGGCATGGTGGTGAAGGTCGACCGCTTCAGCGACCGCGAGGAACTGGGCATGACCGAGAAGAGCCCGCGCTGGGCCGTGGCCTACAAGTATGCGCCCGAGGAAGCCGAGACCGAGGTATTGAAGATCTACTTCAACGTCGGCCGGCTGGGCACGGTGACGCCGGTGGCCGAAGTCGGTCAGGTGTTCATCTCCGGCACCAACGTCACCCATTCCACGCTGCACAACATGGACGAGGTGGAGCGGCTGGACATCCGCGTCGGGGACATGGTGGTTATCCACAAAGCGGGCGAGATCATTCCGCAGATACTGAAAGTGGTCCCGGACAAGGGACACAACAGGCGGTCAAGAGTGGCGATTCCGGAGCAGTGCCCGGCATGCGGGACCAGGCTTTTCAAAGAGTCGGACGAGGTAGCGTGGCGGTGCGTGAACGCTTCCTGCCCGGCCCAGCTCAAGGCGAGACTGCTCCACTACGGGTCGCGTGCCGCTATGGACATCGAGGGGATGGGCGAGAAGCTGGTCGAACAACTGGTGGCGGCCGGGCTGGTGAAGAGCATTGCCGACCTGTACGAGCTGAACCCGGACGTGCTCCTCGGCCTGGAGAGGATGGGGGAGAAGTCGGTCGCCGGGCTGCTCGCGGCAGTCGAGTCGAGCAAATCACGGCCGTTCACGCGACTGGTCTTCGGTCTGGGAATCCGGCACATCGGCATCCACGCGGCGCGGCTGCTCGTGCAGGCGTTCGGTTCGTGGGACCGACTCTGCGCTGCCGCCGCAGCGGACGGGAGAACCGCCCAGGGCGCCAGGAACGCCAAGGCGCGGAAAGAGGACGAGATAGCGAACGTACCCGGAGTAGGGTCCGTGGTCGCCGAGTCGTTCCGCAACTTCCTGGCCGATGAAGAGAATCTGGCGCTGGTCAAACGGCTGCAGGCTGCCGGGCTCCGGTTCGAGGAGAAGAGGGCGGGCGGGCCAAGGCCGCTGGCGGGCAAGAAATTCGTGCTGACCGGTACACTCGTGAGCCTTTCGCGCGAGCAGGCCACGGAGATGATCGTTTCTCTGGGTGGCAGTGTGACGTCGTCGGTGTCAAAGAAGACCGACTTCGTCGTGGCCGG